The following proteins come from a genomic window of Anabas testudineus chromosome 3, fAnaTes1.2, whole genome shotgun sequence:
- the chs1 gene encoding chitin synthase 1 codes for MEELKYRGKKREGRHRDTWDPFQLNPVGAEKEQKRRCFQIAQYLVAVIVGLAVLASAVVAKGSLLVLSTLSSPTSMRSPKEKQFYMLMLVFCLVCPNFLVFLKSLWRCAFKNFVQPNMKTMSFICAVECLVSLGTSVLVLVVMPQFDVLTNLFISGGVCIMSAILQIAFRLQKETWKIVFPLCSLTFTVAGYCLLGLDYHVRVTSFVDRQTSECYIYIGIGVFSSLLISLCWWENPLQATNRMQDTLSELDGFRDFVFVITSILRIIVIGGVYLVYHVLIQKSITWSDFNLNNADSELLQTGLVLLFLQAFCSAACHWFGVVACKIHAVRMSFALPVCCTGPTVLLLGLILFLTQAQKLGGADNGSITEFCESLAFLNHKNTSIVVLLEITRSICRTSLNSYYLQWPFSMLALEGVCMWLGFVTCTYYVWKIKVQRIERTSQLFVRRLYESAFIDLSLLLNTKMKVPRARNQESHDDMQSCVIYLCATMWHETYDEMLKILTSMFRLDRYRGDPKEEHKDCFDFECHIFVDDAFMTEKDAEKGTEKRLVNSYVNDLINVVVEVYRVFTNKEPDDVSIIEAPYGGRLMFVMPEGNMLYVHLKDKGLIRNKKRWSQIMYMYYLLGWKGYIVKNPQKITRQINPCRASLVSLDGEIFLLPQYDNDNKRKFISDDNTYILALDGDTDFQPKAVILLVDRLRMYENVGAACGRIHPTGMGPMVWYQKFEYAVGHWLQKTAEHVFGSVLCSPGCFSLFRGSALMDDNVLKRYTTTATRAAEYVQYDQGEDRWLCTLLLQQGWRVEYNAASDAYTNSPQEFKEFYNQRRRWGPSTLANTLDLLHSGAETVKRNSSISRLYILYQMFTVGSSILGPASVTLMIAGAFQFIFKLAGTLSIIIASIPPVFYIIICFVAKPNIQITIAGIMSVLYAFLMTASFFSIIGDMVVQGTFLTPTGLFLVSMAIMYFVTAVLHPEEFGMIIYGLMYFICIPSGYLLLTIYSLVNMHIVTWGTRESNKGEAVKKQHNILCDRNCKLCCWDMKIQVTQEKENLILQQITGQTVQQAAPVPNTTKEIPPEPISKPEPQAKVNTSKKKAVEAAKKPRTAKSKRRSSESSDTSSSSIDDSDNTRCSSSSASDNDHKYDKNNFMIDDIDLTEELPVKDWVMPVKEEFLKKLTYANMKRNLQEQIRYTLRNRDYDDVCEELVLMLTDTLNGQLVGVGPEDVLTGSQLEELQYALTEQARRILKTSRMERLERRVKLAIEKTLTAPQVQKLDESENDFWIKLIERYLKPINDPKSHQEEVTRELKSLRNKAVFLYFIINVLWVVATFFLQAIGNDVISIKIPKYYPNGTQSDEFLKVEPVSLMFLLSFAVLLIVQFLAMLYHRVYTLIHVVSYRGTEKDYKERDNEEEDDGFTLENHIANGLVITSDDL; via the exons ATGGAGGAACTGAAatacagaggaaagaaaagagagggaagacacaG GGACACATGGGATCCATTCCAGTTGAACCCAGTTGGAGCTGAGAAGGAACAAAAGAGAAGATGTTTCCAAATAGCCCAGTACCTGGTGGCTGTCATTGTAGGATTAGCTGTGTTAGCCAGTGCCGTTGTCGCCAAG GGCTCCCTATTGGTGTTGTCTACGTTATCCAGCCCAACCTCCATGCGCAGCCCAAAGGAAAAACAGTTCTACATGCTGATGTTGGTTTTCTGTCTAGTCTGCCCCAATTTCCTGGTGTTTTTAAAGTCACTGTGGAGGTGTGCGTTCAAGAACTTCGTACAACCCAACATGAAGACCATGTCATTC ATTTGTGCCGTTGAGTGTCTTGTGTCTCTTGGTACTTCAGTCCTGGTTCTAGTCGTCATGCCTCAGTTTGACGTCTTGACTAATCTCTTCATCAGCGGAGGAGTGTGCATTATGTCTGCCATTCTGCAGATTGCATTCAGGCTACAGAAAGAAACGTGGAAAATTGTGTTCCCGCTATGCTCCCTCACTTTCACTGTTGCTG GTTACTGCCTCCTGGGACTTGACTACCATGTTCGTGTAACATCGTTTGTGGACAGACAGACCTCAGAGTGCTATATCTACATTGGAATTGgagttttctcttctcttcttattTCCCTCTGCTGGTGGGAAAATCCACTGCAAGCTACCAACCGAATGCAG gatACCTTGTCAGAACTGGATGGCTTCAGAGACTTTGTATTTGTCATCACCAGCATTCTGAGAATCATTGTGATAG GAGGAGTATACCTGGTGTACCATGTACTTATTCAGAAGTCTATCACCTGGTCGGACTTTAACCTGAATAATGCCGACTCTGAGTTACTGCAAACAGGACTGGTGCTGCTTTTCTTACAG GCCTTCTGCTCCGCTGCCTGCCACTGGTTTGGAGTGGTGGCCTGTAAGATTCATGCAGTCAGGATGAGTTTTGCACTGCCCGTGTGTTGCACAGGACCTACAGTGCTACTGCTGGGACTGATACTTTTCCTAACTCAAGCACAAAAACTGGGCGGAGCAGACAACGGGAGCATCACAG AGTTTTGTGAAAGCTTGGCCTTCCTGAACCACAAGAACACATCCATTGTGGTGTTACTGGAAATTACAAGGAGCATCTGTCGGACTTCACTTAACAG CTACTACTTACAATGGCCTTTTTCAATGCTGGCACTGGAGGGAGTGTGTATGTGGTTAGGCTTCGTCACATGTACCTACTACGTATGGAAGATCAAG GTCCAGCGTATAGAGAGAACCTCTCAGCTCTTTGTTCGGCGACTCTATGAATCTGCTTTCATTGACCTGTCTCTGCTTCTCAACACTAAAATGAAGGTGCCACGAGCCCGAAACCAAGAGAG CCATGATGACATGCAGAGCTGTGTGATCTACCTTTGTGCCACCATGTGGCATGAGACCTATGATGAAATGCTCAAGATTCTCACCTCCATGTTCAG GTTGGACCGCTATCGAGGCGATCCAAAAGAGGAACATAAAGACTGTTTTGACTTTGAGTGTCACATTTTTGTGGACGACGCGTTCATGACGGAAAAGGACGCAGAAAAGGGAACCGAGAAGAGGCTGGTTAATTCCTACGTTAACGACTTGATCAACGTTGTCGTAGAGGTTTATAG AGTATTTACCAACAAAGAACCAGACGACGTGTCAATCATTGAGGCTCCCTATGGTGGCAGGCTGATGTTTGTTATGCCAGAAGGCAACATGCTGTACGTCCACCTGAAAGACAAAGGTCTCATCAGGAACAAGAAAAGATGGTCCCAG ATTATGTACATGTACTACCTCCTCGGCTGGAAGGGCTACATCGTCAAGAACCCTCAGAAAATAACA CGCCAGATTAACCCTTGCAGAGCCAGTTTGGTCTCTTTGGATGGGGAGATTTTCCTGTTGCCTCAGTATGACAATGACAACAAGAGAAAATTCATCTCAGATGACAACACGTATATCCTGGCCCTTGACGGAGACACCGACTTCCAACCTAAAGCTGTAATTCTGCTTGTAGACAG GTTGAGGATGTATGAAAATGTAGGTGCAGCATGTGGTAGAATCCATCCCACTGGTATGG GTCCCATGGTGTGGTACCAGAAGTTTGAGTATGCAGTAGGTCACTGGCTTCAGAAGACAGCAGAGCACGTCTTTGGCTCTGTGCTGTGCAGTCCAGGATGCTTCAGTCTGTTTAGAGGGTCTGCCTTGATGGATGACAATGTTTTAAAGAGATACACAACAACTGCAACAAGAGCCGCAGAATATGTGCAATATGATCAAG GGGAGGACCGTTGGCTGTGTACTCTGTTACTGCAGCAGGGATGGCGTGTGGAGTACAACGCTGCATCAGATGCATACACGAACTCACCACAGGAGTTCAAAGAGTTCTACAACCAGAGGAGAAGATGGGGACCCTCCACACTGGCCAATACACTGGACCTTCTGCACAG tggagcagagacagtgaagagaaacTCATCCATCTCCAGGCTTTACATTCTCTACCAGATGTTCACCGTTGGTTCCTCCATTTTAGGACCGGCCTCTGTGACTCTCATGATAGCAG GTGCTTTCCAGTTTATCTTCAAACTCGCTGGAACACTTTCTATCATCATCGCAAGCATTCCTCCCGTCTTCTACATCATCATCTGTTTCGTAGCTAAGCCTAACATCCAAATAACCATCGCTGGCATCATGAGTGTTCTGTACGCCTTCCTCATGACTGCATCCTTCTTTTCCATCATCG GTGACATGGTGGTTCAGGGCACCTTCCTCACTCCTACTGGCTTGTTTTTAGTTTCCATGGCAATCATGTACTTCGTAACGGCTGTACTACACCCAGAGGAGTTTG GGATGATTATCTATGGTCTGATGTATTTCATCTGTATCCCCAGTGGATACCTCCTACTGACCATCTACTCACTGGTTAACATGCACATTGTGACATGGGGCACTAGGGAATCCAACAA AGGAGAAGCTGTGAAGAAGCAGCACAATATTCTGTGTGACAGAAACTGTAAACTCTGCTGCTGGGACATGAAGATACAG GTAACACAGGAAAAAGAGAACCTGATACTTCAACAAATCACAGGCCAGACCGTACAGCAAGCCGCTCCCGTTCCAAACACCACCAAGGAAATACCTCCAGAGCCAATCTCAAAGCCCGAGCCTCAAGCCAAAGTCAACACGTCCAAGAAAAAGGCAGTGGAAGCAGCTAAAAAACCTCGCACGGCCAAATCAAAGAGGAGGTCATCGGAAAGCAGTGACACTTCTTCCAGTAGCAT agacGACAGCGATAACACCAGGTGCAGCTCATCGAGTGCATCTGACAATGAccataaatatgacaaaaacaactttatgaTTGATGACATTGACTTAACAGAGGAGCTTCCTGTCAAAG ACTGGGTGATGCCAGTGAAAGAAGAGTTTTTGAAGAAGCTGACTTATGCCaacatgaagagaaacctgcaaGAGCAAATACG aTACACACTCCGCAACAGAGATTATGATGACGTGTGTGAGGAGCTGGTCCTAATGTTAACAGATACTCTTAACGGACAGTTAGTTGGAGTCGGGCCTGAAGATGTTCTGACAGGAAGCCAGTTGGAGGAGTTACAATATGCGCTGACTGAGCAG GCTCGACGCATCCTGAAGACCAGTCGAATGGAGAGATTAGAGAGAAGAGTAAAGTTAGCCATTGAGAAAACACTCACCGCCCCACAAGTACAAAAACTAGATGAG agtgaGAATGACTTCTGGATTAAGTTAATCGAGCGCTACCTGAAGCCGATCAATGACCCTAAATCCCATCAGGAGGAGGTGACCAGAGAACTAAAGTCACTGCGCAACAAG gctgtgtttctgtatttcatCATCAACGTGCTGTGGGTGGTGGCCACCTTCTTCCTGCAGGCAATTGGAAATGATGTCATCAGCATCAAGATCCCTAAATACTATCCCAATGGAACTCAGTCTGACGAATTCCTCAAG GTGGAGCCTGTCAGTTTGATGTTCCTCTTGTCTTTTGCTGTTCTTCTCATTGTCCAGTTTCTGGCCATGTTATACCacag AGTCTACACTCTGATCCATGTAGTGTCCTATCGTGGAACAGAGAAAGACTACAAGGAGAGAGACAAC gaggaagaggatgatggCTTTACTCTGGAAAACCACATTGCCAATGGACTTGTCATTACCAGTGATGACCTATAA